One Cellulomonas taurus genomic region harbors:
- a CDS encoding protein jag yields MTTPSEAPDVSAATSRLEEEGEIAADYLEELLDIADLDGDIDIDVDNGRASVEIVADEGAERALRRLVGKDGEVLDALQELTRLTVQAKTGDRSRLMLDVAGYRGERKAELVSLAEAAIARVKESGADESLEPMNPFERKVVHDAVAAAGLSSDSEGVEPSRYVVIRAK; encoded by the coding sequence ATGACCACACCGAGTGAGGCACCCGACGTCAGCGCCGCCACCTCCCGGCTGGAGGAGGAGGGCGAGATCGCCGCCGACTACCTCGAGGAGCTGCTCGACATCGCGGACCTGGACGGTGACATCGACATCGACGTCGACAACGGCCGGGCCTCCGTGGAGATCGTGGCGGACGAGGGTGCCGAGCGGGCGCTGCGGCGTCTGGTCGGCAAGGACGGCGAGGTGCTCGACGCTCTGCAGGAGCTGACCCGACTCACCGTCCAGGCGAAGACGGGTGACCGGTCGCGGCTCATGCTGGACGTCGCCGGGTACCGCGGAGAGCGCAAGGCCGAGTTGGTGTCGCTCGCCGAGGCCGCAATCGCTCGGGTCAAGGAGTCCGGCGCCGACGAGTCGCTGGAGCCGATGAACCCGTTCGAGCGCAAGGTCGTGCACGACGCGGTCGCCGCTGCCGGGTTGAGCTCCGACTCGGAGGGCGTGGAGCCGTCGCGGTATGTGGTGATCCGCGCGAAGTGA
- the yidC gene encoding membrane protein insertase YidC, which yields MSWFDGLLYPIMVVVAWIMYAFHKAFEFLGLDPAGGAAWGLSIVGLVIVMRIILIPLFFRQIKAQRGLQLVQPEMQKIQKKYKGKTDPASREAMSRETMELYRKHGTNPFASCLPILAQSPIFFALFRVLNSLPQIAAGTWSRDSVGPITQSVAGQAESASVFGAPLSGTFMNAAAFGDGSQALHIRIVTVILIVAMSVTTFTTQRQLTMKNMPPAALEGPMAQQQKMLMYVFPLIFAFSGVNFPIGVLIYWTTTNLWTMGQQFYTIRRMPAPGSQAELALKARKAKKAAARGDVLTDEGGIPGIEEARPVSGQRQQPVGKARAKKKGPAGVSELPPVTPTAVDDSGASTSGKTSAAKSGTAPKSAATSGTAPKSGAAPKSGAAKSGKPAAAPKASAAPVSDAEPDEFDPNADGSTPAPRAAKKRKGS from the coding sequence ATGAGCTGGTTCGACGGCCTGCTGTACCCGATCATGGTCGTGGTCGCCTGGATCATGTACGCCTTCCACAAGGCGTTCGAGTTCCTCGGCCTCGACCCGGCGGGCGGTGCTGCCTGGGGGCTGTCGATCGTCGGCCTCGTGATCGTCATGCGGATCATCCTGATCCCGCTGTTCTTCCGGCAGATCAAGGCCCAGCGCGGCCTGCAGCTGGTCCAGCCGGAGATGCAGAAGATCCAGAAGAAGTACAAGGGGAAGACCGACCCCGCGTCCCGCGAGGCGATGAGCCGCGAGACGATGGAGCTGTACCGCAAGCACGGCACCAACCCCTTCGCCTCCTGCCTGCCGATCCTGGCGCAGTCCCCGATCTTCTTCGCCCTGTTCCGGGTGCTGAACTCGCTGCCGCAGATCGCCGCGGGCACCTGGAGCCGTGACTCCGTCGGCCCGATCACGCAGAGCGTCGCCGGTCAGGCCGAGTCCGCCTCGGTGTTCGGCGCGCCGCTGTCCGGCACCTTCATGAACGCCGCCGCCTTCGGCGACGGGTCGCAGGCGCTGCACATCCGGATCGTCACGGTCATCCTGATCGTCGCGATGTCGGTGACCACCTTCACCACCCAGCGTCAGCTGACGATGAAGAACATGCCGCCGGCCGCTCTCGAAGGCCCGATGGCGCAGCAGCAGAAGATGCTGATGTACGTCTTCCCGCTGATCTTCGCCTTCTCCGGCGTGAACTTCCCGATCGGTGTGCTGATCTACTGGACCACCACCAACCTGTGGACCATGGGCCAGCAGTTCTACACGATCCGCCGGATGCCGGCCCCCGGCTCGCAGGCCGAGCTCGCGCTCAAGGCACGCAAGGCGAAGAAGGCTGCCGCCCGTGGCGACGTGCTGACCGACGAGGGTGGCATCCCCGGCATCGAGGAGGCGCGGCCGGTCAGTGGTCAGCGTCAGCAGCCGGTAGGCAAGGCCCGGGCCAAGAAGAAGGGTCCGGCCGGTGTGTCGGAGCTGCCGCCCGTGACCCCGACGGCCGTCGACGACTCCGGAGCGTCCACCTCCGGCAAGACGAGCGCGGCGAAGTCCGGCACCGCGCCGAAGTCCGCCGCCACCTCCGGGACCGCGCCGAAGTCCGGGGCCGCTCCGAAGTCTGGCGCCGCGAAGTCCGGGAAGCCCGCCGCCGCACCGAAGGCCTCCGCCGCGCCGGTGTCCGACGCTGAGCCAGACGAGTTCGACCCGAACGCCGACGGCTCCACCCCGGCACCTCGAGCAGCGAAGAAGCGCAAGGGTTCCTGA
- the yidD gene encoding membrane protein insertion efficiency factor YidD produces MTSVLRAPRRLLVLLVRGYQRFISPMTPPTCRFYPSCSSYAVTAIERHGVFRGGAMAAWRLLRCNPWNPGGVDDVPPVGHRRHSHDAATAAH; encoded by the coding sequence GTGACCAGCGTGCTGCGCGCACCGCGGCGCCTCCTGGTGCTCCTGGTCCGCGGCTACCAGCGGTTCATCTCCCCGATGACGCCGCCGACCTGCCGGTTCTACCCGTCCTGTTCGTCCTACGCCGTGACCGCGATCGAGCGGCACGGCGTGTTCCGGGGCGGTGCGATGGCCGCCTGGCGGTTGCTGCGGTGCAACCCCTGGAACCCGGGCGGCGTCGACGACGTTCCACCTGTCGGTCACCGACGACACTCGCACGACGCGGCCACCGCCGCGCACTGA